A window of Symphalangus syndactylus isolate Jambi chromosome 24, NHGRI_mSymSyn1-v2.1_pri, whole genome shotgun sequence contains these coding sequences:
- the LOC134735878 gene encoding peptidyl-prolyl cis-trans isomerase 8-like: MALVASPFMGRNLMMKNFILKHAGPGILSIVNAGPNTNICTARTEWLDGKHVVFGKVKEGKNIVEASFRHLFSSRGAVAMKVELCSFSGYKIYTGHGRRYATTDGKIFQLLNAKCESAFLSKRNPRQINWTVLYRRKHKKGQSEEIQKKRTCRAVKF, translated from the coding sequence ATGGCACTGGTGGCAAGTCCATTTATGGGGAGAAATTTGATGATGAAAAACTTCATCCTAAAGCATGCAGGTCCTGGCATCTTGTCCATAGTAAATGCTGGACCCAACACAAACATCTGCACTGCCAGGACTGAGTGGTTGGATGGCAAGCATGTGGTCTTTGGCAAGGTGAAAGAAGGCAAGAATATTGTGGAGGCCTCTTTTCGCCATCTTTTCTCTTCCCGTGGAGCTGTCGCCATGAAGGTCGAGCTGTGCAGTTTTAGCGGGTACAAGATCTACACCGGACACGGGAGGCGCTACGCCACGACCGACGGGAAGATTTTCCAGCTTCTTAATGCGAAATGCGAGTCAGCGTTCCTTTCCAAGAGGAATCCTCGGCAGATAAACTGGACTGTCCTCTACAGAAGGAAGCACAAAAAGGGACAGTCggaagaaattcaaaagaaaagaacctGCCGAGCAGTGAAATTCTAG
- the LOC129474889 gene encoding LOW QUALITY PROTEIN: histone acetyltransferase KAT2B-like (The sequence of the model RefSeq protein was modified relative to this genomic sequence to represent the inferred CDS: inserted 5 bases in 3 codons; substituted 2 bases at 2 genomic stop codons), translating into MSEAGGAGPGSCGAEAGAGAXPGALPPQPAALPLASPQGSPCAAAAGGSGACGPATAVATAGTAEGPGGGGSARIAVKKAQLRSAPQAKKLEKLGVYSACKAEESCKCNGWKNPNPSPTPSRADLQQIIVSLTESCRSCSHALAAHVSLLENVSEEEMNRLLGIVLDVEYLFTCVHKEEDADTKQVYFYLFKLLRKSVLQRGKPVAEGSLEKKPPFEKPSIEQGVNNLVQYKFSHLPAKERQTIVELAKMFLNRINYWHLEAPSQRRLRSPNDDISGYKXNYTRWLCYCNMPQFCDSLPRYETTQVFGRTLLRSVFTVMRRQLLEQARQEKDKLPLEKRTLILTHFPKFLPMLEEEVYSQNSPIXDQDFLSASSRTSQLGIQTVINPPPVAGTISYNSTSSSLEQPNAGSSSPACKASSGLEANPGEKRKMTDSHVLEEAKKPRVMGDMPMELINEIMSTITDPAAMLGPETNFLSAHSARDEAARLEERKSVTEFHMVGNSLNQKPNKKILMWLVGLQNVFSHQVPRMPKEYITRLVFDPKHKTLALIKDGHVIDGICFRMFPSQGFTEIVFCAVTSNEQVKGYGTHLMNHLKEYHIKHDILNFLTYADEYAIGYFKKXGFSKEIKIPKTKYVGYIKDYEGATLMGCELNPRIPYTEFSVIIKKQKEIIKKLIERKQAQIRKVYPGLSCFKDGVPQIPIEIIPGIXETGWKPSGKEKSKEPRDPDQLYSMLKSLLQQVKSHQSAWPFMEPVKRTEAPGYYEVIRFPIDVKTMSERLKNRYYVSKKLFMADLQRVFTNCKEYNPPESEYYKCANILEKFFFSKIKEAVLTSDFFPLCFLETHQAVCLKQGGLVFFTKNWT; encoded by the exons ATGTCCGAGGCTGGCGGGGCCGGGCCGGGCAGCTGCGGGGCAGAAGCCGGGGCAGGGG AGCCCGGGGCGCTGCCCCCGCAGCCTGCGGCGCTGCCGCTCGCGTCCCCGCAGGGCTCCCCCTGCGCCGCTGCTGCCGGGGGCTCGGGCGCCTGCGGTCCGGCGACGGCAGTGGCTACAGCGGGCACGGCCGAAGGACCGGGAGGCGGTGGCTCGGCCCGAATCGCAGTGAAGAAAGCGCAACTACGCTCCGCTCCGCAGGCCAAGAAACTGGAGAAACTCGGAGTGTACTCCGCCTGCAAGGCCGAGGAGTCTTGTAAATGTAATGGCTGGAAAAACCCTAACCCCTCACCCACTCCCTCCAGAGCCGATCTGCAGCAAATAATTGTCAGTCTAACAGAATCCTGTCGGAGTTGTAGCCATGCCCTAGCTGCTCATGTTTCCCTCCTGGAGAATGTGTCAGAGGAAGAAATGAACAGACTCCTGGGAATAGTATTGGATGTGGAATATCTCTTTACCTGTGTCCACAAGGAAGAAGATGCAGATACCAAACAAGTTTATTTCTATCTATTTAAGCTCTTGAGAAAGTCTGTTTTACAAAGAGGAAAACCTGTGGCTGAAGGCTCTTTGGAAAAGAAACCCCCATTTGAAAAACCTAGCATTGAACAGGGTGTGAATAACCTTGTACAGTACAAATTTAGTCACCTGCCAGCAAAAGAAAGGCAAACAATAGTTGAGTTGGCAAAAATGTTCCTAAACCGCATCAACTATTGGCATCTGGAGGCACCATCTCAACGAAGACTGCGATCTCCCAATGATGATATTTCTGGATACAA GAACTACACAAGGTGGCTGTGTTACTGCAACATGCCACAGTTCTGCGACAGTCTACCTCGGTACGAAACCACACAGGTGTTTGGGAGAACATTGCTTCGCTCGGTCTTCACTGTTATGAGGCGACAACTCCTGGAACAAGCAAGACAGGAAAAAGATAAACTGCCTCTTGAAAAACGAACTCTAATCCTCACTCACTTCCCAAAATTTCTGCCCATGCTAGAAGAAGAAGTTTATAGTCAAAATTCTCCCATCTAGGATCAGGATTTTCTCTCAGCCTCTTCCAGAACCAGCCAGCTAGGCATCCAAACAGTTATCAATCCACCTCCTGTGGCTGGGACAATTTCATACAATTCAACCTCATCTTCCCTTGAGCAGCCAAATGCAGGGAGCAGCAGTCCTGCCTGCAAAGCCTCTTCTGGACTTGAGGCAAACccaggagaaaagaggaaaatgactGATTCTCATGTTCTAGAGGAGGCCAAGAAACCCCGAGTTATGGGGGATATGCCGATGGAATTAATCAACGAGATTATGTCTACCATCACGGACCCTGCAGCAATGCTTGGACCAGAGACCAACTTTCTGTCAGCACACTCAGCCAGGGATGAGGCGGCAAGGTTGGAGGAGCGCAAGAGTGTAACTGAATTTCACATGGTTGGCAATTCCCTCAACCAGAAACCAAACAAGAAGATCCTGATGTGGCTGGTTGGCCTACAGAACGTTTTCTCCCACCAGGTGCCCCGAATGCCGAAAGAATACATCACACGGCTCGTCTTTGACCCGAAACACAAAACCCTTGCTTTAATTAAAGATGGCCATGTTATTGATGGTATCTGTTTCCGTATGTTCCCATCTCAAGGATTCACAGAGATTGTCTTCTGTGCTGTAACCTCAAACGAGCAAGTCAAGGGCTATGGAACACACCTGATGAATCATTTGAAAGAATATCACATAAAGCATGACATCCTGAACTTCCTCACATATGCAGATGAATATGCAATTGGATACTTTAAGAAATAGGGTTtctccaaagaaattaaaatacctaAAACCAAATATGTTGGCTATATCAAGGATTATGAAGGAGCCACTTTAATGGGATGTGAGCTAAATCCACGGATCCCGTACACAGAATTTTCTGTCATCATTAAAAAGCAGAAGGAGATAATTAAAAAGCTGATTGAAAGAAAACAGGCACAGATTCGAAAAGTTTACCCTGGACTTTCATGTTTTAAAGATGGAGTTCCACAGATTCCTATAGAAATCATTCCTGGAAT AGAGACAGGCTGGAAACCGAGcggaaaagagaaaagtaaagagCCCAGAGACCCTGACCAGCTTTACAGCATGCTCAAGAGCCTCCTCCAGCAGGTGAAGAGCCATCAAAGCGCTTGGCCCTTCATGGAACCTGTGAAGAGAACAGAAGCTCCAGGATATTATGAAGTTATAAGGTTCCCCATAGATGTGAAAACCATGAGTGAACGCCTCAAGAATAGGTACTACGTGTCTAAGAAATTATTCATGGCAGACTTACAGCGAGTCTTTACCAATTGCAAAGAGTACAACCCCCCTGAGAGTGAATACTACAAATGTGCCAATATCCTGGAGAAATTCTTCTTCAGTAAAATCAAGGAAGCTGTATTGACAAgcgatttttttcccctctgcttCTTAGAAACTCATCAAGCAGTGTGCCTAAAGCAAGGTGGTTTAGTTTTTTTTACAAAGAATTGGACATGA